From the genome of Arthrobacter alpinus, one region includes:
- the cysC gene encoding adenylyl-sulfate kinase, translating into MAECGPQPHGRYTVQALLDELSQIVDNVDGARLGMIVLPSNRTDPHRGKILHDHLLQTLSADRVLDFSTVSATVNTWTPSASLPSRPALRDGAAQKGVVVFLTGLSGSGKSTVARALSERLVLDELRPVTLLDGDDVRRTLSPDLGFTREERETNVRRLGWVASLIAGAGGMVICAPIAPFDKTRQEVREMAEAVGVFLLVHVSTPLSVCESRDRKGLYARARTGELKDFTGIDSAYEIPADADLQIDTSVLSTSEAVESIILAVARHSKGAMGEFSKT; encoded by the coding sequence GTGGCTGAATGCGGGCCGCAACCGCACGGACGCTACACGGTCCAAGCCTTATTGGATGAACTGTCCCAGATTGTTGACAACGTCGACGGCGCCCGGCTGGGAATGATTGTCTTGCCCTCAAACAGGACCGATCCGCACCGTGGGAAGATTCTTCATGACCATCTTCTACAAACACTATCCGCAGATCGGGTACTGGATTTCTCCACTGTTTCAGCAACCGTGAACACTTGGACGCCTAGTGCGTCCTTGCCATCCCGGCCAGCCCTCAGGGACGGTGCCGCGCAAAAAGGCGTGGTGGTCTTCCTGACCGGACTTTCCGGCTCGGGCAAGTCCACTGTGGCAAGGGCATTGTCTGAACGCCTTGTGCTGGATGAGTTACGGCCGGTGACATTGCTTGACGGCGACGACGTGCGACGGACACTGTCCCCAGACCTAGGGTTTACGCGGGAGGAACGGGAAACCAACGTACGCCGGCTCGGGTGGGTTGCCTCGCTGATTGCCGGTGCTGGCGGAATGGTGATATGCGCACCCATCGCTCCCTTTGACAAGACCAGACAAGAAGTCCGGGAGATGGCCGAAGCCGTGGGCGTGTTCCTGCTTGTCCACGTTTCCACTCCGCTGTCCGTGTGCGAATCGCGGGACAGGAAAGGCCTGTATGCCCGTGCAAGGACGGGCGAGTTGAAGGACTTCACAGGTATAGATTCAGCCTATGAAATTCCAGCTGACGCCGACCTTCAGATTGACACCAGCGTTCTCAGCACTTCCGAAGCTGTTGAGTCGATTATCCTCGCAGTCGCCAGACATTCCAAAGGCGCTATGGGGGAATTCTCCAAAACTTAG
- a CDS encoding LuxR C-terminal-related transcriptional regulator, with protein MSKYVVNEYSALVLKMRHLHRVDHVAIKTSSKVSIMKISTSSFNVENPARVMDSHDSSERGEARRSGRRPVVDLVCRALDNGDGRGVILAGEYGVGKTFVARQVIEKLALENLVVSLRCSSSTEAIEYGAISPLMSHLEQEALGSPLAVLQGITRNLNERAAGRGVLIFVDNIQYLDKSSALILTQLAVNGVVRLLAACNSLTEVPREIVGLWRDGIIRRIDVLPFSLPEARQWFELILGARVSEAAARALWSAGGGIPRFLDVIVHEQIEAGTLVKTDNVWVVTGSAFVCGGNGVDTVMTALGTVSESERLIAEILALSGGMPLNQIMSAVDVAALDSLQQRGYLDISQGEFANVRLSNWLMAKVLRKQVPAGRSRELRRRVLEAVDASDRSVHLSFSEAIWSLDCGVPLDLDQTLLAARDATQSGHPRDALRLLEALPGHRSLPRILPELVSARIALGEFGAARNLILNPDLQIDQLPDRHWVDVMLLRAALARLQDQSQEIAGEILERINTRLNCRDGDSASQQANSADSELLDMREDLTLGVIEQAIHDGRYRAVVRELRELHQSGRSSETRLLAGSWLTQALTLTGSAVDAARVSREIDLENLGGNINFPSSEKTGSALVAAVIASLSAERIGRHNLWVPAGMFMGTRIACFAELSEGLVAVYSGRADNALEYLVPAASQLKELGQRGTWSLAIAAIAYACALKGDNDMALEYLNQGKEGAGHCARLVSTACSYFQVLTSAELASKEKAIVRLFALADEERQFRTTAVEMVFVHAAVRLGSVTGAQRLLTLASGLQGPLASLCESFGRGIVSRDVNLLVVVAEVAAAQGDALFSRDIARSALKIAGENVDRVGMRLAQQLIRGGVLKLGQVKVSDEDGQRLTGREQEVAVHAASGASNKDIAAKMHISVRTVEGHLYQIYSKLQVASRAELRETLV; from the coding sequence GTGTCTAAGTACGTGGTTAACGAGTACTCAGCACTGGTGCTGAAAATGAGACATCTTCATAGAGTTGATCACGTAGCGATCAAAACTTCATCGAAGGTCTCAATCATGAAAATCTCAACTTCGTCATTCAATGTAGAAAACCCTGCACGGGTCATGGATTCTCACGATTCCAGTGAGCGAGGTGAAGCCCGCCGTTCCGGCCGCCGTCCCGTCGTGGACTTAGTATGCAGAGCCCTTGACAATGGCGATGGGCGAGGCGTCATTCTGGCCGGGGAGTACGGTGTTGGTAAGACCTTCGTGGCACGGCAAGTCATTGAAAAGCTCGCCCTGGAGAACTTGGTTGTTTCACTTCGATGCAGTTCAAGTACGGAAGCCATAGAGTACGGTGCAATCAGCCCGCTGATGAGCCATCTTGAACAGGAAGCCTTAGGCAGCCCGCTGGCCGTCCTTCAGGGCATCACAAGGAACCTCAATGAACGTGCTGCGGGGCGAGGCGTCCTGATTTTCGTCGACAATATCCAATACCTCGATAAAAGTTCGGCACTGATTCTCACGCAACTGGCGGTCAACGGTGTTGTTCGTCTATTGGCTGCCTGCAATTCGCTGACCGAGGTGCCCCGTGAGATCGTGGGACTTTGGCGGGATGGGATCATCCGACGAATCGATGTGTTGCCATTTTCTCTCCCCGAGGCCCGGCAATGGTTTGAATTAATTCTTGGCGCACGGGTATCCGAAGCCGCCGCGCGCGCGCTCTGGTCTGCAGGTGGCGGAATTCCGCGGTTTCTTGATGTCATTGTTCACGAACAAATTGAGGCCGGAACATTGGTGAAAACCGACAACGTGTGGGTGGTTACCGGGTCGGCTTTCGTTTGCGGCGGCAATGGCGTTGATACCGTGATGACAGCGCTTGGCACCGTTTCAGAGTCGGAGCGGTTAATTGCGGAAATCCTTGCCCTGTCAGGTGGAATGCCCCTGAATCAAATCATGAGTGCTGTTGACGTTGCAGCCCTGGATTCTTTGCAGCAACGAGGCTACTTGGATATTTCTCAAGGAGAATTTGCCAATGTCCGGCTCTCCAATTGGCTGATGGCCAAGGTGCTCAGGAAGCAAGTCCCTGCTGGCAGAAGCCGTGAACTACGACGGCGGGTACTTGAAGCAGTTGATGCAAGTGACCGTTCAGTCCACTTGAGTTTTTCCGAAGCGATCTGGTCCCTTGACTGTGGTGTGCCCCTCGACTTGGATCAGACTTTGCTCGCAGCGCGGGACGCTACTCAATCCGGCCATCCCCGTGATGCACTTCGACTTCTGGAGGCGCTGCCTGGGCACCGATCACTTCCAAGGATTTTGCCGGAGTTGGTTAGCGCGCGGATTGCCTTGGGTGAATTCGGGGCCGCGAGGAATCTTATTTTGAACCCGGACCTGCAAATAGACCAACTGCCGGATCGTCATTGGGTTGACGTTATGCTTTTGCGGGCAGCATTGGCTCGTTTGCAGGATCAGAGTCAGGAGATAGCAGGCGAAATTCTGGAGCGTATTAACACCCGGCTGAACTGCAGGGACGGTGACAGCGCATCTCAGCAGGCCAATTCAGCGGACTCCGAGTTACTTGATATGCGTGAGGACTTGACGCTTGGAGTTATTGAGCAGGCCATCCATGATGGGCGGTACCGTGCCGTTGTAAGGGAACTGCGCGAGCTTCATCAGTCCGGACGCTCAAGTGAGACTAGGCTGTTGGCAGGGAGCTGGCTGACGCAGGCATTGACCCTCACAGGAAGCGCCGTCGATGCGGCGAGGGTTTCGAGGGAAATCGACCTAGAAAATCTGGGCGGGAACATTAACTTTCCATCGTCAGAAAAGACCGGCTCTGCGCTTGTGGCGGCCGTTATTGCATCCTTGTCGGCCGAGAGAATTGGGCGGCATAATTTGTGGGTGCCGGCAGGCATGTTCATGGGCACGCGTATTGCCTGCTTCGCGGAATTGTCTGAAGGGTTGGTTGCGGTATATAGCGGGCGAGCTGACAACGCTCTGGAGTATTTGGTGCCTGCAGCCAGCCAGTTGAAGGAGCTGGGGCAGAGGGGCACATGGTCGTTGGCCATCGCAGCAATTGCTTATGCTTGCGCCCTCAAGGGTGACAATGACATGGCGTTGGAGTATTTGAATCAAGGCAAGGAAGGCGCTGGCCATTGTGCCCGGCTGGTCTCCACCGCTTGTAGCTATTTTCAAGTACTGACGTCGGCAGAGCTCGCGTCCAAGGAAAAGGCGATAGTTCGATTGTTTGCGCTGGCCGATGAGGAACGTCAGTTTCGCACGACTGCTGTGGAAATGGTCTTCGTCCATGCGGCAGTTCGCCTGGGGAGTGTGACTGGCGCTCAGAGACTACTGACGCTGGCGTCCGGGCTTCAAGGACCACTGGCGAGTCTGTGTGAAAGCTTTGGACGGGGCATTGTGAGTCGGGATGTCAACCTTCTGGTAGTGGTTGCTGAGGTCGCGGCCGCGCAAGGAGACGCCCTGTTCTCGCGCGACATTGCCAGATCTGCTTTGAAAATTGCGGGTGAAAATGTTGACAGGGTTGGTATGCGGCTCGCACAGCAGCTCATCCGGGGGGGCGTGCTCAAGCTGGGCCAGGTCAAAGTTTCCGACGAAGACGGGCAGCGATTGACGGGCCGTGAGCAAGAAGTTGCCGTGCACGCGGCCTCGGGTGCCAGCAACAAGGATATCGCAGCAAAAATGCATATTTCTGTAAGAACTGTTGAAGGCCACCTGTATCAGATATATTCGAAGCTGCAAGTTGCTTCAAGGGCCGAATTAAGGGAAACGTTGGTCTAA
- a CDS encoding sulfite exporter TauE/SafE family protein produces the protein MDSWVVLAAFGVGIVVGLTGMGGGALMTPALVLIFGVPPLAAVSSDLVASAVMKPVGSWVHLRQKTVNLELVKWLVIGSVPSAFCGVLILKWMGPAEAVQNGVRIALGVALLVSALLLAVRAYLKIVERTKAQRHGQDAPTSLQNGPLRARPLPTVLLGIVGGVIVGMTSVGSGSIIIIGLMMIYPALKTNQLVGTDLLQAVPLVAAAAFGHTLFGDLDLGLTIPLIIGSIPGVFIGAQLSSRLSGGFIRRALAFVLLASGLKMLGLENHLTALTLVAFLLVTPLAWMAIRLHFGLPALATRERMQRRNQLGSQELATGENVEAHEK, from the coding sequence ATGGACTCATGGGTCGTTTTGGCAGCGTTTGGCGTAGGAATAGTTGTTGGCCTGACCGGGATGGGAGGCGGGGCACTCATGACGCCTGCCTTGGTCCTAATATTTGGTGTTCCGCCCTTGGCTGCCGTCTCCAGTGATCTGGTTGCCAGTGCCGTCATGAAACCCGTGGGCTCGTGGGTTCACCTTCGCCAGAAAACCGTCAATCTGGAACTGGTCAAATGGCTGGTTATCGGCTCAGTTCCGTCAGCATTTTGCGGAGTCTTGATCCTTAAGTGGATGGGACCGGCCGAAGCTGTGCAAAACGGCGTACGTATTGCGCTCGGCGTCGCACTCCTTGTTTCCGCACTATTGCTTGCAGTGCGGGCGTATCTAAAAATCGTCGAGCGCACCAAGGCACAGCGTCACGGTCAAGACGCCCCCACGTCGCTACAAAACGGCCCCCTTCGCGCCCGCCCCCTTCCGACTGTCCTCCTGGGAATTGTTGGCGGGGTCATCGTTGGGATGACGTCCGTCGGATCGGGGTCCATCATCATCATCGGATTGATGATGATCTACCCCGCACTCAAGACCAACCAGCTGGTGGGAACAGACCTGCTGCAGGCCGTCCCACTGGTTGCGGCGGCCGCGTTTGGGCACACCCTCTTTGGTGATCTGGACCTCGGCCTGACGATTCCCTTGATTATCGGCAGCATTCCGGGCGTCTTCATTGGCGCCCAACTTTCCAGCCGGCTGTCCGGCGGGTTTATCCGCCGCGCGTTAGCATTCGTCCTTCTGGCATCAGGGCTGAAGATGCTCGGACTGGAAAACCACCTAACGGCACTAACCCTTGTGGCTTTCTTGCTCGTGACTCCACTTGCATGGATGGCCATCAGGCTTCACTTCGGCCTTCCTGCACTCGCCACCAGGGAACGAATGCAACGGCGCAACCAGCTTGGCAGCCAAGAACTTGCCACCGGAGAGAATGTTGAAGCCCATGAAAAGTGA
- a CDS encoding RrF2 family transcriptional regulator, translating to MHVTAKADYALRAVVELVLHDGEIVTRERLASEQQIPTKFLESILAQLTRGGILVAKRGVNGGYHLGRPAADISVADVIRAVDGPLAGVRGERPEDVFYPDSSSHLREVWVAARASLRAVLEMTSMQDVARKSLPEEVVTLLGQPGVWARR from the coding sequence ATGCATGTGACGGCCAAGGCTGACTATGCACTTCGCGCGGTTGTGGAACTCGTCCTGCACGACGGCGAGATCGTCACCAGGGAACGGCTCGCCTCTGAACAGCAGATTCCAACAAAGTTTCTCGAATCTATACTGGCCCAACTCACCAGGGGCGGAATACTTGTCGCCAAGCGAGGCGTCAATGGGGGGTATCACCTTGGCCGACCGGCGGCAGATATTTCAGTAGCAGATGTGATCAGAGCTGTCGATGGTCCACTGGCAGGTGTGCGGGGCGAACGCCCCGAAGATGTTTTCTATCCTGACTCCAGTTCCCACCTGCGAGAAGTATGGGTTGCTGCGCGTGCCAGCCTGCGAGCAGTCTTGGAGATGACCTCAATGCAGGATGTTGCTCGCAAATCACTGCCGGAGGAAGTCGTGACACTTTTGGGCCAGCCAGGCGTTTGGGCCCGCCGCTAA
- a CDS encoding 3'(2'),5'-bisphosphate nucleotidase CysQ has translation MDIQTSICETADLDIDHATDQVLAESVAWHAGESLRRLQSWAIHHGVGSGKLKDDGDRTSQEFIAAVLGRLRPGDDILSEEGLDSRDRLSARRVWIIDPLDGTREFSEGRPDWAVHVALWEDGALAAGAVALPSAGRVIGACIKQVDFAPPENQKLRIAVSRSRAPEVAERVAGELNAELVPMGSAGFKTWAVVDGQVDAYLHAGGQYEWDSAAPVFAAQSAGLHASRIDGSALTYNEPVPYLPDLLICRVADSPLLLGAIKNATVNCTESTKTSAERTLP, from the coding sequence ATGGATATTCAAACTTCGATCTGTGAAACAGCTGACCTGGACATCGACCACGCCACAGACCAGGTCCTAGCCGAGTCTGTGGCGTGGCACGCGGGCGAGTCTCTGAGACGGCTCCAGTCATGGGCCATTCACCATGGGGTTGGCAGCGGAAAACTTAAGGACGACGGCGACAGGACCTCCCAAGAATTTATCGCAGCCGTTCTGGGCCGACTCCGTCCCGGCGACGACATTCTCTCGGAGGAAGGCTTGGACAGCCGGGATAGGTTGTCCGCCCGACGCGTGTGGATCATTGACCCCCTTGACGGAACGCGGGAGTTTTCCGAAGGCAGACCCGATTGGGCGGTTCATGTTGCCTTGTGGGAAGACGGGGCTTTGGCGGCCGGCGCTGTGGCGCTGCCATCTGCAGGTCGCGTAATCGGCGCGTGCATCAAGCAGGTTGATTTCGCGCCTCCGGAAAACCAGAAACTACGCATCGCAGTCTCCCGTAGCAGGGCGCCTGAGGTGGCTGAGCGAGTGGCGGGAGAGCTCAACGCCGAGCTGGTACCCATGGGCTCGGCCGGATTTAAGACTTGGGCCGTTGTTGATGGACAGGTGGACGCCTACCTCCACGCTGGCGGGCAATACGAGTGGGACTCGGCGGCCCCCGTCTTTGCTGCGCAAAGTGCCGGACTTCATGCCAGCAGAATCGACGGCTCAGCCCTGACCTACAACGAGCCGGTGCCGTACCTTCCTGACTTGCTCATCTGCCGTGTTGCGGACAGTCCACTCCTCTTGGGGGCAATCAAGAACGCAACGGTTAATTGCACGGAATCAACGAAGACATCAGCCGAAAGGACTCTCCCATGA
- a CDS encoding helix-turn-helix transcriptional regulator, giving the protein MKRSDSDDLALRSPFCRQAELGDVLRAFQGDECRAVFVTSDTGMGASTMLRAVAGEVQNRIPVLSIHGTPALSTIPYGVLAPFLTMLSVDDVGVRVNVLRVILQTLEARRERLSSEQATQSPGAALIIIDDANAVDSATAELVVSLVLAGTVTLVASYRHSESLPEPMRKLWAKGMAEGIELLPLTQEQAHDFCVEMLGGPVLGSTSWLFWHSAGGNPLLMSLVIQDAANSGQLNLRQGVWVAEQHAQTRSQDLKDLVRQQIRGLTRQAREALNLVALSEPVDIITVSGLVGASAVDELLARQLVREPQEESGQLRLINPIYGEVIRELVPTTQSRLLHQRLMSRFDPQISTPEVHLRRVSWALESGMDVADEQLLRAAIYACKLYQTPMALRLVDAVDTPEFALRARAVKARARFNLGDYEAAAELLDGSAGEARTLKELLFGSLLMAATHTALGHPARNISTDAAALRAAGERLAAVLPEASGAILTETQERANVLELIVLSRQGDYAAMPPLIDSVCALGKHPPSEEQLLNRSVALALDAERLTVQGFPVQAQARAEEAFNIVHAEDHHVFFLPEMIIIRQLCAVLCAGDWDKASKILEQFTADAGPVIWSFGGGFNVVRGMVLIRQGKLADALQALLPGMDALTLSDPQQLLGFCTSMALYAAAKLGIWELAQGLSDGYSEKTGMFLVAAHERAFMAAGLEYLLRDGAGLTALRHQADDAHLAGFELLELNSLYLALELGEITALKRFIHLASRVEGDWAGALKRVGLAIDTEDVYELLRTGELLLREGWIVLAHVIFVNAASVQDGARSNRNSTYTRKMIATSRGAMGTQIDSKPSVPTQSGVGIGRLTKRENEVIGLAAAGQADREIAATLHVSIRTVEGHLYRAYAKLGITGRSDFSDIMPNE; this is encoded by the coding sequence ATGAAACGCTCAGATTCCGACGACTTGGCACTGCGTTCGCCTTTCTGCCGGCAAGCCGAGCTCGGTGATGTCCTGAGAGCGTTTCAAGGTGATGAGTGCCGGGCAGTATTTGTCACTTCTGACACTGGTATGGGCGCCTCGACCATGCTCAGGGCCGTGGCAGGTGAGGTACAGAACCGCATTCCAGTCCTATCCATCCATGGCACTCCGGCCTTGTCGACAATTCCATACGGAGTCCTGGCCCCATTTCTGACCATGCTGTCGGTGGACGACGTCGGGGTTCGAGTCAATGTGCTTCGTGTCATCCTGCAAACACTGGAGGCCAGGCGGGAACGCCTGTCCTCCGAACAAGCAACTCAGTCGCCGGGTGCGGCACTCATAATAATTGACGATGCGAATGCGGTGGATTCGGCGACTGCCGAGCTGGTGGTGAGTCTGGTTCTCGCGGGCACCGTGACCCTTGTCGCCTCCTACCGGCATAGTGAGTCGTTGCCAGAACCAATGCGGAAGCTGTGGGCCAAAGGAATGGCCGAGGGTATCGAGTTGCTTCCCTTGACGCAGGAACAAGCTCATGACTTTTGTGTGGAGATGCTGGGCGGACCAGTGCTGGGCAGCACTAGCTGGCTATTTTGGCACTCGGCCGGAGGTAACCCTCTGTTAATGAGTTTGGTAATTCAAGACGCAGCAAACAGCGGCCAGCTAAATCTCAGGCAGGGGGTTTGGGTCGCCGAACAGCATGCCCAAACACGCAGTCAGGACCTAAAGGACCTGGTGCGCCAGCAAATTCGGGGCTTGACACGACAGGCGAGGGAAGCCCTAAATCTTGTGGCATTATCTGAACCAGTCGACATCATAACAGTCAGTGGACTGGTTGGAGCTAGCGCCGTCGATGAGTTGTTGGCCAGACAGTTGGTACGGGAACCACAAGAAGAATCGGGGCAATTGCGCCTTATCAACCCCATCTACGGTGAAGTAATTCGCGAACTAGTTCCAACCACGCAAAGCAGGCTACTGCACCAACGGTTGATGAGCCGGTTCGATCCGCAGATATCGACGCCAGAAGTGCACCTTCGCCGGGTGAGCTGGGCGCTGGAGAGCGGCATGGACGTTGCCGATGAGCAACTTCTCCGGGCCGCAATTTATGCGTGCAAACTTTATCAGACACCAATGGCGCTGCGCCTGGTCGATGCAGTCGATACCCCGGAATTCGCCCTTCGTGCCCGCGCGGTGAAAGCACGCGCAAGATTCAACCTCGGCGACTACGAAGCCGCTGCGGAGCTCCTGGACGGTTCTGCCGGTGAGGCAAGGACTTTGAAGGAACTCTTATTCGGATCACTCCTGATGGCGGCCACGCATACTGCACTGGGGCACCCCGCGAGAAATATTTCAACGGACGCAGCGGCTCTGCGGGCCGCGGGCGAGCGGCTCGCCGCTGTACTACCTGAAGCCTCCGGGGCTATCTTGACGGAAACCCAGGAACGGGCGAACGTCCTGGAACTCATCGTTCTCTCGCGGCAGGGCGACTACGCTGCCATGCCGCCACTGATTGACTCCGTTTGCGCGCTGGGAAAGCACCCACCCAGCGAGGAACAACTACTCAATCGCTCCGTGGCGCTTGCCCTGGATGCCGAGCGGCTTACTGTCCAGGGCTTCCCTGTGCAGGCACAAGCGCGCGCCGAGGAAGCCTTCAATATTGTTCATGCTGAAGACCACCACGTATTCTTTTTGCCGGAAATGATCATCATCCGCCAACTTTGCGCTGTCCTGTGCGCCGGCGACTGGGATAAGGCGAGCAAAATTCTGGAACAGTTCACCGCTGATGCCGGCCCCGTCATTTGGTCGTTTGGTGGAGGCTTCAATGTTGTCCGGGGAATGGTTCTCATCCGCCAAGGCAAGTTGGCTGACGCACTGCAGGCGCTTCTTCCGGGAATGGATGCGCTGACGCTGAGTGATCCCCAGCAACTACTTGGATTTTGCACGTCGATGGCGCTTTATGCCGCCGCCAAATTGGGTATCTGGGAGTTGGCCCAAGGACTGTCCGATGGGTATTCCGAAAAAACCGGAATGTTCCTTGTCGCAGCTCATGAACGGGCGTTCATGGCCGCTGGGTTGGAGTACCTCCTGCGCGACGGCGCCGGATTGACGGCACTGCGGCATCAAGCAGACGACGCGCACCTTGCAGGATTTGAACTCCTGGAGCTGAACTCCCTATATCTTGCCCTTGAATTGGGGGAAATTACTGCCCTCAAAAGATTTATCCATTTGGCCTCACGGGTTGAAGGGGACTGGGCTGGCGCACTGAAAAGGGTTGGTCTTGCCATCGACACTGAAGACGTTTACGAGTTACTTCGGACGGGTGAACTGCTGCTGCGTGAGGGCTGGATTGTCCTTGCACACGTAATCTTTGTGAATGCAGCATCAGTTCAGGACGGGGCAAGGTCAAACAGAAACTCAACGTACACACGAAAGATGATTGCCACCTCGCGTGGTGCAATGGGTACGCAAATTGATAGTAAGCCATCCGTCCCTACTCAGTCAGGTGTGGGTATTGGCAGGCTGACCAAGCGTGAGAATGAAGTTATCGGGCTGGCTGCTGCGGGGCAGGCAGATCGTGAGATTGCAGCGACCCTCCACGTGTCTATTCGTACAGTGGAAGGGCACCTTTACCGCGCTTACGCGAAGCTAGGCATCACCGGCAGGAGCGACTTCTCCGATATTATGCCAAACGAGTAG
- a CDS encoding ABC transporter permease: protein MRQLVSPLIAAAVVVALWDAIYLSGWRPGYVLPTPFMVGQRLVGMVSDGKFWVGVSTTLLRATIGFGSAVVVGTCFGMAEISQRAFRATVRSLITGMQTVPSIAWFSFVIFLVGLSEQAILFVVLLGAAPSVANGLISGVDETPVAVIRNARSMGTTGVRLYPFFVIPATLPAYCSGLKGG from the coding sequence ATGAGACAGCTCGTTTCGCCATTGATTGCCGCTGCTGTGGTGGTAGCTCTATGGGACGCGATCTACCTTTCAGGCTGGCGTCCCGGTTACGTTTTGCCGACGCCCTTTATGGTGGGGCAACGATTGGTGGGGATGGTCTCGGACGGGAAATTCTGGGTGGGGGTGTCCACGACTCTTCTTCGAGCCACCATCGGGTTTGGCTCCGCAGTTGTCGTCGGGACCTGCTTTGGCATGGCTGAAATTAGCCAAAGGGCCTTTCGGGCAACGGTGCGTTCGTTGATTACTGGCATGCAAACCGTGCCATCGATCGCATGGTTCTCTTTTGTCATCTTCTTGGTTGGTTTGTCCGAGCAAGCAATCCTCTTTGTTGTCCTGTTGGGAGCCGCACCGTCGGTGGCCAACGGACTGATTTCCGGAGTTGATGAGACACCGGTCGCCGTCATCCGAAACGCCCGTTCGATGGGGACAACAGGTGTCAGGCTCTACCCGTTCTTCGTCATTCCAGCGACTCTCCCTGCATACTGTTCAGGCCTCAAAGGGGGATAG
- a CDS encoding sugar transferase encodes MSQLNERALFGANVSFDRVRKPGNARTGSPTETAAVSGVAWAVKYHRTLLVSDALVLIVVLLLSTYLRFGADGGEAAVGSAEIGYLFVSVAVFVCWMAALGLYRSRDPKVVGLGADEYKRVVSATIALLGLLAIVSLLFKIDVARGYFALAFSLGVVGLLSSRWALRNWLTGQRNYGHFLSRVIVLGSSKDVGYVIGQIQKKSGAAYQVIGAALTGGHDMGFLMVGNNKIPLVSTIDTVVDAVKQLRADAVIVAGPVKGGSKFVQRLGWELEESATELVLATGLTSVAGPRIHSRPVEGLPLMHVELPQYSGAKHVLKRLLDVALSAMALVVLTPLLAVLAVIVRRDSPGPAIFRQERIGRSGEPFMMYKFRSMVQTAEDDLASLLEMNEGAGPLFKIHDDPRVTRSGRWMRKYSLDELPQFWNVLRGDMSLVGPRPPLRCEVDAYKSRVQRRLYIKPGLTGMWQINGRSELNWKDSVRLDLYYVENWSLTGDVIILWRTAKMLFKSQGAY; translated from the coding sequence GTGAGCCAGCTCAACGAACGAGCACTGTTCGGCGCAAATGTGTCCTTTGACCGCGTTAGGAAACCGGGCAACGCCCGGACGGGGTCTCCGACAGAAACAGCCGCGGTCTCCGGGGTAGCGTGGGCTGTGAAGTATCACCGCACCCTATTAGTCTCGGACGCCCTAGTCCTGATCGTCGTCCTCCTACTTTCCACCTACCTGCGATTCGGAGCCGATGGCGGCGAAGCAGCAGTGGGCAGTGCCGAAATAGGCTATCTATTCGTGTCAGTAGCCGTTTTTGTGTGCTGGATGGCGGCTCTGGGCCTTTACCGGAGCCGAGATCCAAAAGTGGTGGGACTGGGCGCTGACGAATACAAGCGGGTGGTCTCAGCGACTATCGCCCTATTGGGACTACTGGCCATTGTGTCCCTTTTGTTTAAGATCGACGTTGCCAGGGGATATTTTGCGCTGGCCTTTTCATTGGGAGTAGTAGGACTACTAAGTTCCCGCTGGGCTTTGAGGAACTGGTTGACGGGGCAGCGAAATTACGGTCACTTCCTTTCCAGAGTAATTGTCCTTGGCAGCAGTAAGGACGTCGGTTATGTGATTGGTCAGATTCAGAAGAAATCCGGCGCAGCCTACCAAGTCATTGGTGCAGCACTGACCGGCGGCCACGACATGGGTTTTCTGATGGTGGGCAACAACAAGATACCCCTCGTATCCACGATCGATACAGTGGTAGACGCAGTGAAGCAGCTGCGCGCAGATGCCGTCATTGTTGCCGGCCCCGTCAAAGGTGGCAGCAAATTCGTACAGAGACTCGGCTGGGAACTGGAGGAATCAGCCACGGAATTGGTCTTGGCCACCGGGCTCACCAGTGTTGCCGGCCCTCGAATCCACTCCAGACCAGTGGAGGGTTTGCCCTTGATGCACGTGGAACTTCCCCAATATTCCGGAGCCAAACATGTTCTGAAAAGGTTACTGGACGTGGCTTTGTCGGCCATGGCCTTAGTGGTCCTGACGCCGCTTCTGGCTGTTCTGGCGGTGATCGTTCGTCGTGACAGCCCGGGACCGGCAATCTTCCGTCAGGAGCGCATAGGAAGGTCGGGAGAACCGTTCATGATGTACAAATTCCGTTCCATGGTTCAAACGGCAGAGGATGACCTGGCTTCTTTGTTGGAAATGAACGAGGGAGCCGGTCCACTGTTCAAAATCCACGACGACCCCCGGGTAACACGTTCTGGACGTTGGATGCGCAAGTACTCCCTAGATGAGCTCCCGCAGTTCTGGAATGTCCTACGAGGAGACATGAGCCTTGTGGGGCCGCGTCCGCCACTACGTTGCGAAGTGGACGCCTACAAATCCCGAGTGCAACGCCGCCTCTATATCAAGCCCGGCCTGACGGGAATGTGGCAGATCAACGGGCGGTCGGAACTCAACTGGAAAGACAGTGTCAGATTAGACCTCTACTACGTTGAAAACTGGTCCCTGACCGGTGACGTCATCATTTTGTGGCGGACCGCCAAAATGCTCTTCAAATCTCAAGGGGCATACTAG